The following DNA comes from Methanosarcina vacuolata Z-761.
GAGAATATTGCTGAAAGACCATACCTCTTTTGGGGTCCGGGCCAGTTATAGGGACTCCGTTCAGTGTAATTTCTCCTGAAGTCTGGGTTTCAAGTCCAGCAGTAATGCGTAGCAGAGTGGTCTTCCCACAGCCGGACGGTCCCAGAAGGCAGATAAACTCTCCATCTTCTACATCAAAGCTCACATCGTGTAAAGCTTCAGTGCCTACATTCTCTTCTTTTTTAGTAAAGATACGTGAAACATTTTTTACACTTACTCTGCCCATCTTATACCACAGTTCCTGATGTCCATCTCAGTAATTTTGCGTCTACATAATATCTGAAGAAACGGTCAATTAAAAGACCAACAAATCCGAGCAGCAACATATAAACAAGTACGAAATCCATCCTGTGCATGTAGTAATTGTGCCATATCTCATATCCGAGTCCGCTGTCGCTTCCCATCATTTCTGCAGCTACAAGGCACATCCAACCTACACCCATGGCAATCCTGATTCCTGCAACAATTGAGGGCATGGCTGAGGGAATTGCAATATAACGTATAAGGTCCATGTTTCGGGTACAGCCAAGAACTCTTGCGGCTTCAACATAAACCTTCGGTACGTTCTTAAAGCCTGTATATGTATTAATGATAATTGGAAAAACCATTCCTACAAACACAACAAAACCTGCGGCCTGGTGGGTAAGCCCAAACCATATGATGGCAAAGGGAATCCAGGCAATAGGAGGGATAGGACGCAGTATCTCTATTATAGGGTCAGCTGCTCTGTTTATTTTCTTGAACCATCCCATAGCTATTCCCAGGGGAATTCCAATTACAAAAGCGCCAGCAATACCAATTGAAAAGTTAATTAGGCTAGTAGATACATCTGTAAAAATTAGCCCACTCTTTACAATTGCAGAAAAAGAAATTATCACATCATAAAAACTAGGCAGCTTAAATTTATTCTGTACAATCACGTCTGCTGCAAGCTGCCATATTGCAATTGCAACTATGAGAGATAACGCTTCAACGCCTTTTTCTTTAACTGTTTTTATGAAGTTAACGTTCATGTCTAATTAAAAGAATTCTTACCTTTTTATCTTTCCGGCAGACTTCATTTTTCAGAAAAAATAAGGGTTCAATTGCCTTCTATAAAGCCGAAGCAGTTGAACCCTTTATTTAGAGTTCTCTTTTTCTTCAGTTACTCTTATTTTTAGTTCTCACTCATGACTTTATCATAGAAACTTGTGTCAAAGATTTCTTCCTTGGTCAGAGATTTCGGAATATACCCAAGGTCATGCTGAACCTTTGAGTAATTGACAGCTGAGTCTTCAATCAAGGTTGGATCTGTGATCCATGCACCATCCCATTCCTTAAGAGATTCCTTTACAGTGTCAAGATCCTCTGTAGTCTTATTTGAAAAAATCTGAGCAGCTTCGTCCACATGTTCCTGATTATACTTGGTTGCCTTAATATGGGTCTTTACAATCTGCTCCACAATATCGGGGTGCTCCCTGATAAGTTTTCCACTTACGACAAGTACACAGCAAGAATGATTTGCTTCCATCTCTCCAGACTGCACTATAGTACGCCCAATATTTTCCTTTTCTACAACTGCCGGAGAGGGATGAGGCAGAAACACAGCATCAACCTGTTTAGCTGAAATAGCGGTGACAGCATCTCCTGGAGTCATTCCAAGGATTTTCACATCTTTATCAGGATCAAGTCCGTTTTCCTTGAGCCAGTTTCTGAGCAGGGTATCCTGAATAGTTCCTGGTGGGTAAGTAGCGATCTTAAGGCCCTTTAAGTCTTGAGGGCTTTTGTAGTTGTATTCGTTACGAAGAACAAGACTTGAACCGTTTATCTGGACAGGCGCAACAATCTTTGCGTCAAGGCCCTGGCTGAGAGCTGTAATTACAGGAGCTGACCCTACATAGGCGGCATCCAGGTCTCCAGCCAGCATAGCCTGCATTTCAGGGGCTCCTGTAGGAAACTGGTATTCATTAATTTTCGTAATTCCATATGGTGCAAGGTCTTCTTTCCACCATCCTTTTTCAGCCGCAGTCATATATGCGATCTGATGGGTGCTTGGCTGATAACCAATATTCAGCTCAGTAATTGTAGTGGTCTCTTCAGGTCCGGTTTCGTTCTCAGATACATTTCCTTTATTGGATGCACAGCCGGATACGAAAATAGATGCGACCAACAAGAAAGTAAGTATAAGTATGCCTAGTTTTTTCAAAGTTCCACCTCAATTAATCCTTACAACTGGTAATAGTCCTGCTGATAATTATCCATGTGCTGATAATTATCCATGTGCTGATAATTATCCATGTGCTGATAATTATCCATGTGCTGATAATTACCATGTGCTGATAATTATCCATGTGTTGATAATTAATCATGCACTGATAATCTGTATTGATAATTATCCATGTACTGACAGTAGTCCATATACTGATAATCAATCATGTACTGATAATCTGTATTGATAATTACCATGTACTGACAATAGTCCATATACTGATAATGAACCATATAAAATGATAACTTTCATTACTACTTTCATTACTAAATACTGTTTGAAATCGAGATTTCCTATCGAAAAATCACAGACTTTTATCTTTTTTGTCAGCTTTCCATAAACTCTTTTGCAAGAGAGTTTGTACTTCTCCAGAAGAATCCCGGTAAAAATAAAAAGTAAATATCTAACGGTATATTAATATTTTTACAATTTCCTATATATATTATCTCAAAGTAGCCTTGATTATATCCCAAATGTATTAATATATCGGGATATATTTCTCATTAAGGACTAAATTTCCTGTGAAATGTAGATTAAAATGTACATTATTTTTTGTTGTTTAAAACTCTTTACAGGACTTAAAAGGTTGAATTTTATGAATGTTGCAGACAAAGTTATCAAATCCGCATTTGAATCCGATGAAGTTTTTCAAAAAACGCTTTCCACTGTAATAAAAGAGGATCTTAACCTCACTGCTGTGGATTTCGCGAAAAAAGCGAATATCCCGCCGAGTACTCTTTACAAGATCCTGTCAGGGAACCGGGACCCCAACATTAAAACTCTCCGCCAGATAGTGAAAACTATCCGCGATATTAAAGAAACAGATAGTGGAGATTTTATAGCTGTGATTGCAGCTCGCTCGGTGCTTGACAACATAGTAGAAACAAAGAAAAAGATAGCTGGTAGGCTGGTCACAATAAGGGAATATTCGGCAACCTCAATGGAAGAAGCCATAATAGCAGCCGTTAACGCTGAAAGAGATGGAGCAAAAGCCCTTGTTTGCGCCCCTATAGTGAGCCCGACAGTGGAAAAGATCCTCAACATTCCAGTAACAACCATTATTCCAAAGAACAGCCTTATAGACGCCATTGAACTTGCGCTCAAAAAGATGGAGTAAAACTGCATAGAGTGCTAGAAATAAATGCTGCGTCGCGTGGAACAAAAAGTTTCCTGAAATAAAAGATACTGAATATCTGTCAGCAAAACCCTGAAAGACTGCTGAACGTAAATCAAATTTGAACTGTTCTAAAAATAGGAAGAACCCGCGTTTTGGGTTAACGCGGGAATTTTAAGTTATATTCTCTTTTGTTTTTGAATTTTTTGTTTTCCTGTAGCTTTATTTCTTTGGTTTCACCGAGTTAATAAGTTCTTTTACCTGTTCAGATAGCTTTGACATGTCTCCGCCACCCTTGGTGAAGTAATAAGCAGCTCCACCGATTATTAACAGGACAATGAATCCAAGAATATAGAGCATTAAGGAAGATTTTTCCTTTACAGTGTAGGTTGAGTTTTCTCCTCCAATTTCAACCTTGTAGGTTCCCGGAACCTCTTCTGCATGCTCAAAGGTTACAGTGGTATTGTTCCCAATGCCCAGGGAAACGTCTTTTGAGTCACTTATGTTTCCGTTAATAAGCAACTCCACACTTTCATTTCCTGCAGCATTGCCTGTATTTTCGACACTAACTGAGATTGTCGTATCCTTACCTGCACTTACCTCTAAAGGATCGATTACCAGGTTTGAGTATGTGTAGTTAGCTTCCAAATCTTTTACTTTTACATTTATTTCCTGGTCTTCGAATCCTTCTTTTGTTAAGCCCAGTTCAAGAGTGCCTCTTTTATCTGTCTTATAGGTAGCTTTTCCGCTGGAATCTGTTTGACCAATGATTTTTCCGTCAATCGATACGTTTGCACCATCAATTGGATCGCCGCCGATTGACTTGACAGCTTCAATGTTCAGGGTATCGCCTACATAAACTGTCTCAGGTGAAACATTAACTGTCATTTCCTCTTTTGGAGCACTGACATTAATATTTTTATTTGCAGTTTTGTAGTCATCCTTTTCTGCAGTTATCTTCAAAGTTCCGACGTCTTTGGCTGTATACTCAACAACTCCATCACCATCGGTTTCGCCTACACTACTTTCGTTAACCGAAACATTAGCGCCTTTTATAGATTCATTACCAGCAGTTACTTCGATATCAAACGAATTTCCGGCATAAATCTTATCAGGAACACTTATTTTCAGGGAATTGTTGTCGCTTCCATTACCGCCGGTTTCAACTTCCACGAAGGGGTAGAACCTGAGAGTATCGTCATTAGCAGTCTTGAAACTGACATTGCCCATTATCTCGGAGGTTTCATCTTTTCCAAGACCGATGCTATCATCGTTTTTCATTATAATGCCACTTTCAGAGACGCTTGTGACCTCCATATCGCCAAAAGTATCTCCATTATTGATTTCGGTGTACTGGTCCGAGAGCTGGAAGATTCCCTGTACAAAGACAGCAGAGGTCTCACTTCCTTGGAAAACCGTGCCGAAATGGACTATAATCAGCGGTACGTTTTCCGCGTCTCCAAGATCAGTTTCATAGACATAGTCATCGCCCGAGCTGAGGAATGCCTCGTCTACTACATCACCATCTTTTTCAAGCTGAACCCAGACAGATTCTCCATTGACATCGACTTCTTTGATATTCAAAGAATAACCCTCTTCAAGGGTAAGGGCAGAACCTGAATCCATAGACCTTTTGTCGTCGCTGTCTGTAAGGACTTTACAGAGAATATTATCCGAAAGAAGGCTCACATCATCAACAGCTCCTTCAACGGAACCATCAGTATACCCGGCAAAGTACTTGTCTGCCATGAAACCAATAACTGTGAAATTGCCCCATTCGTCGTGATCAAAATCAACCGCCTGTGGTGTTGATTTGTAGACAAGGTTA
Coding sequences within:
- a CDS encoding ABC transporter substrate-binding protein, yielding MKKLGILILTFLLVASIFVSGCASNKGNVSENETGPEETTTITELNIGYQPSTHQIAYMTAAEKGWWKEDLAPYGITKINEYQFPTGAPEMQAMLAGDLDAAYVGSAPVITALSQGLDAKIVAPVQINGSSLVLRNEYNYKSPQDLKGLKIATYPPGTIQDTLLRNWLKENGLDPDKDVKILGMTPGDAVTAISAKQVDAVFLPHPSPAVVEKENIGRTIVQSGEMEANHSCCVLVVSGKLIREHPDIVEQIVKTHIKATKYNQEHVDEAAQIFSNKTTEDLDTVKESLKEWDGAWITDPTLIEDSAVNYSKVQHDLGYIPKSLTKEEIFDTSFYDKVMSEN
- a CDS encoding ABC transporter permease, with the translated sequence MNVNFIKTVKEKGVEALSLIVAIAIWQLAADVIVQNKFKLPSFYDVIISFSAIVKSGLIFTDVSTSLINFSIGIAGAFVIGIPLGIAMGWFKKINRAADPIIEILRPIPPIAWIPFAIIWFGLTHQAAGFVVFVGMVFPIIINTYTGFKNVPKVYVEAARVLGCTRNMDLIRYIAIPSAMPSIVAGIRIAMGVGWMCLVAAEMMGSDSGLGYEIWHNYYMHRMDFVLVYMLLLGFVGLLIDRFFRYYVDAKLLRWTSGTVV
- a CDS encoding helix-turn-helix domain-containing protein, whose protein sequence is MNVADKVIKSAFESDEVFQKTLSTVIKEDLNLTAVDFAKKANIPPSTLYKILSGNRDPNIKTLRQIVKTIRDIKETDSGDFIAVIAARSVLDNIVETKKKIAGRLVTIREYSATSMEEAIIAAVNAERDGAKALVCAPIVSPTVEKILNIPVTTIIPKNSLIDAIELALKKME